The genomic stretch ATCGCGTCCACCAACTTCTGATTGTCCTCTCCTCGGTCGAGGCATCTTTCAATCCCCGCTGAGTCCTGGGATGTTTACCCTGGCTTTGACAATCAGCTTTCCGGCAACTGCAAGATCCGGATCGTGGTGTGTGGAGGGGCAACACCGGCCAACCCTGCTTCGCGTACCAGAGGGCTGCCCGGCCTTGGTCAGAGAGCCCATTGGTTCTCACGATCGACTCACCTCTCGATACCACCTCTGCATCGGGAAACACTCGCATAACTCGATCGATGAAATCCTCAACAACCACGGACATGTCTGAATTCGCCGCCACAATCGGCATCTCCTTCTTTGCACGGTCCGGTAGCCTCGATTTCAAGGGTCGGGCGTCTCGGCTTATGGTCAGGGGAGTTGGATAGGATCTTCATTAGCAGGGTTGCAATCGCCCCGTTGGCCTCAGCATCTGAGCGCCCGCTGTAGTGCCGCCGCAGCTCAATCGCTGTTTTCTCGCGCACGCGCTTAGCCCTCGACCGCTTTTGTGCAAATCGAACCGGGGCCATGGAGGGATGCCGGAAACATCAACACCCCGTCTCTTGGCTTACGGATTCTGGTCGAAGGATTCTATGTAGCTGATCCAGATCTGAGGCATTCACGGTCCGCCAGCCGCCGCGGGTTCGGCGGAAACGAAACAAACCGCAACGTTCAAGACTTCGCAAGGAATCAAGCGAGACGCTGAGAACCGAGGCAGCCTCGCCCAGGGTGAGTTCAGTTTTGGGGATGGATACAGCTTTCATTTTAAACCTCCTTATTAATGACTACAGATGTGTCTAATAAAGAGTATTTAAGCCTTCAGAGAAGATGAAAGCAAGCCTAAAATGATGCAGGACAACAGGTTAGGGTCAATTAATGACAGCTATTTGTCAAAATCGGTATTTAGCTATGCAAAATTCCATCACGAAGAGTCGCTGGAAACTTCGCAATCGTAGAAGGTTACAGAGCCGGGTGTGATTTTTATGTCTTCTTTAGTTGGCTAGGTTTTTTTTCATGCCTTGAACAGGCAGGACAGCAATATGCTTTTACGTCTGTGCGGAATTTGACCATATAGCGATTACAGGCCCTTCGAGCACACTTGCCAATACCAATGGCTCCCTTGGTCAGAAGCAGTTCTTTCAACTCCATCAAAATCGGGACAAAGCCAATCTCGCCCTTTCCTCGTTGAAAACCAGACTTGTTTATGAATCCATTGATTTCTTTTTCAAACATAAGTATCGAAACCTCAGAAATCCATTCTTCGAACATCCTGGAGACAATATGTGGATTCTTATTCTCTATGATTTTATCAAAAAGGTCCTGGAACTCCCGCTGACGCGTCGTTAAATGACGATGAAGTTGTCTTTTTCTGGCTGGAAGGAAATTGGCTTTTGCCCAGTCTAACATCTTCCCCTTGTAATCAGCGCCGTTCCACATATCTTCTAGAAAATACCCTTCTAGACTCTCATCTGGGACGTGTCGATAGAACCACGCAGCTGGGGGCCTAAGGGTGACTTCTCCCGTATTTTCATCTGTATTTCTTTGTGTCTTTTTCCCTTTACTCTTCAAAATGTTTTGGGCCATAAAATGAGCAGTCACCCCCAGATGGGTTCGATACAAGAAGCGGACTCGATCTTCAGGTGTTGTTGCGTTGAGAAAATCGCAAAAAGCACGCACTTGAAAGAAAGGTCCCGGCTTCTGCGATATCAGCGGTAACGGTTTTTGAGGTCTTCCTACTCTGCGTTTCACTATCCCACCTCCTTCTAGGGTATATAACATGGAACTGGCGGCATCGACCCAGATCTGTGCGTTTGCGTCGGATTAGATCGTGGATCGATGGGTTTCCAATCAACATTTTATAGGTAGTCATAGGTGTTGTATAGGCATTTGAATAATACATTCGCATTTTTAACAATTCTTCCTTCCCAATATGCGACTTGTACATATAATGAAATAGGGGATGGTCCCGGCTTTAACTTGATGTTTAACCGCACCTGAGCTAATTCTGGACACGCGAGAACCCAACCGATTTATTGACAATGAGTTAGAAGATTTCGCAAAAGGAGCCCCATCACGTGAAAGCAGCCATCTACGCCCGCGTCTCGTCTGCGGAGCAACGCGAGAACCAGACCATCCATAC from Candidatus Eisenbacteria bacterium encodes the following:
- a CDS encoding helix-turn-helix domain-containing protein, with the translated sequence MKAVSIPKTELTLGEAASVLSVSLDSLRSLERCGLFRFRRTRGGWRTVNASDLDQLHRILRPESVSQETGC